The Tachyglossus aculeatus isolate mTacAcu1 unplaced genomic scaffold, mTacAcu1.pri scaffold_318_arrow_ctg1, whole genome shotgun sequence DNA window ctctccttctacagcccagccgcacactccatccctctgccactaacctcctcactgggcctcgttctcgcctgttccagagtctaccccttgcccacatcctacctctggcctggaacgccctcccgccacacatcctccaaacgagctctcttcttcccttgatctcctccaggaggccttcccagactgagcccccacttttcctctgctcttcctcccctccccgtagaccccactctctccatctgccctacacccttcacctccccacagcacttgtgtatatttgtacatatttagtattctattttattaatgatatgtatatatctataattctattcatctattttgatggtattgacacctgtctgcttgttgggcttcgttgtctgtcttcccccttctagactgtgagtctgtcgttgcgtagggattgtctttatctgttgccgaattgcactttccaaacagtaccattctgtgcacacagcacgcgctcaataaatatgattgaatgaatgaacgcgtgTCATGGCTACCAGGGACATAAACAGTCCTTTCTagcctgtaaggtccttgtgtgcaggaaacatgcctaccaaatctttcctttatcttcccctccaaaccctatcctccccttaattttcccatcagcttagatgacccaccattcttcctatctcacaagcccataaacttggcattacctTCGACtcccatctctcattcaacccacaaattcatttcatcactaaatcctgtctattccaccttcacaacatcgctaaaatctgcccgttcctctccatagAACTTGCTACCACGTTAAACCAATCCctaattctatcccaccttgatgaatttatcagcctccttgctgacctcccaggcctcctgtctctccccactccagtgcatacttacatctgctgcccagataattttactatagaaatattcagtccatgtttccccactcctcgagaacctccagtggatacTCATGCACTtccgcatcaaatggaaactcctcaccactggctttaaagcactcaataacttgcccgcccttacctcacctctctcctgtcctactacaatgcaggcaGTACGCTTTGCTccattagtaaatatgattgattgactgatggattgaatatcagcccAAGGAAACTGATATTTCGACCTACAGAAGAGTCTGGGGAAAACACCTTTTTAAAGCTGTCCACCGAGCAGCCTTCAAGGCCTGGtacctcagactgtagatgaggaggttcagggtcGAGGACATGACGGCGTAGAACACgtacatcagcaggtcgaacaccgaggaagagtgtgagggaggcTTGAGATAACGAAACACGCTTgagaagaggaagacagtgacgatgccgaggtggggcaggcaggtggatatGGATTTGGACCGGCCcttggcagccggcatcctcagaacaGCCCAGAAAATGCGCACGTATGAGACAACAGTGGAAATGGAGCCTATGGCACCTATGGTTAGATCAAAGGTAATGCTTGCGTCGATGGAtgagtggtcttcagagcaggtgatcttcagcagggaggggaggtcCCAGAAGAAATGATGGACAACGTGGaacccgcagaaggacaaggagaaggtcgaAGTTGTACGCAAGACCCCGAACAGCCCTCCGCTGAACCAGGAGTcgactgccatcttcccacaaacccCTGGCTTCATGAGGACCTCATAGCGCTTGGGGatgcagatggcggtgtagctgtcgaaggacatcgccgtgaggatgaaaaaCTCCTAGGTAGGAAaaaggaccaccaggaagagctgagtggaAATGCTCAAGAAtgagatggagctgttattagtcaaggagatggtgatggaATTGGGGACGGTGACAAAGTTGAGGCAGAGGTCAGTGAGggtcaggttcctgaggaagaaatacatgggcatGTGGAGGCGCCGTTAGAGGGCAGTGACAgaaacgatgaggagattccccatcaggttcgctaggtagaccaggaggaacagctgcagctcctggacctccgataatcccagcaggaggaatttcctcacCCTGGCGacgttggacatttctgggggatgatgtcgactccctgcacaggaagagggaaaactTCCATTTACAGGGCTTGATGGCTTCGTTAAGGGAATCAATATTAATTCccgtaggagtaaatcaatcatttgcaCCCACTGAGCACCTATAGAGAACAATatacaaatgatccctgctgtcgaggaattccaagctcacagtcttgtaggagttgcatagtgtagtggaaagtgcacagtccttggagtcggaggacttgggttctaattctgactgtaccaccacttgcctgctgtgtgaccttgggcagcatacGTAACTTATCTGACCCTCAgattcctcagctataaaatggaaattcaaggcctgttctccccgctactgagattgtgagccccgtgtggagtaGAGACCGTGTCCTAGCTGATTACGGTGCATCTAATCCTGTACATGTTACTGTgcttggtgtataattagcatttaacaagagccacaagtatcattattatttgggaagacAAAAATTAAAAAGAATTGCAGATAGAAGACCACCAAGGAGTCTAAAGAGTTGAACTGTTTTGAAATGTTGTAGGTCAagcaacgtatttattgagcagttactgtgtgcagagcactgtactaaatgcccgggagagtccaacataatggagttggtaggtacatttccttccactacgagcttacagtctagaagtgattttatactctAATATCCTCAGTCCCTCTCAAGAtcgtgcctggagagtttccagtagtctaccagtctcacctacaggagagaaagtcaagcagaggcctaaccattccattcctagcttggccagcggctagcgagtggaaggcaatgtgctacaagtcaaaacctacCTGCTCTGGGCacaggggcatgggagagagtcgcggtcggagattcaagtttactgtatgGAAGAAGGTAACTGTAAACCACTTgcatatgtttaccaagaaggctttatggataaactacGAGTAGTTATTCTGatttgtgtatccatagagttttcttggtaaacataaagaagagGTTACCATTGCCTCGTTCCGCGCAGTGAAAACCCGAGTCTCTGTCATTatctttaatccacattttgatcatttgttcatctgcctttaactctttcccatattgctgctgcccagcacaggtaaaaaTTAACTTTGTCTGACGATTCCGCTTAGACAGTTTCGTTATGGATAACCAtagcgagagtatctctcaatggcatagctctaaccTTCATTGGcacatgcaaactctcctgcaacggtaaggcattgattcgtaaGATAACTTCCgatcagaagaattgatgatggtaccggggttttttcccagaatcagtcacactctctcatccctgacaatcacgGCCCCCTTGAAAACGTTTTTGATAaacaggaaccactgacagctGAAGTGACCCTAGCACCGTGCCGATGCTCGGTTGTAGCATCTGAGCCTGGTGGGCAGTTGCCATGTTAGCCAGAgtggggatgctggagggaggaCAGCTGTGTCGGTGATAGTGCCACTGgtgccacgggcctgggagtcagaaggatgtggttctaatcccggctccctcacaaatatgttgtgtgaccttgggcaagtcacttcacgtccttGTGActtggttacctcagctgtaaaatggggatgagtgtgagtcccaggaggggctgggactgtgtccaacgtgattaacttgtatctaacccagcacttagaacagtgattcgcacacagtaagcatttaaaatgtaccaaaattatttatgttTTATTACTGCTGTCaagccattcccctcctacaagcctgccctgattggggtacggtcttggtaagaactggtctctccccacttctagactgtgagcctgttgtgggcagggattgcttctatttgttgctgaattgtattgtccaagcgcttagttcagtgctctgcaaacagtaagcgctcagtaaatatgaatgaatgaattaatgaactctaACCTATTCCCTGAGTGCGAAAATccccccagaatggctccatctctggcttcatccttctggttccatgctgcctctctccacccctgctcaTTCTCACAAGGGCAGCTGGGCGGCACTGACCTCCTCTGAACTGGGCtggtcttctctttctcctcggattcctgggtttgGTTAGCCACAAAGGGATGGCCAGGAGCCCTCAGTCACTCTccgctctccc harbors:
- the LOC119923863 gene encoding olfactory receptor 14A2-like, producing the protein MSFDSYTAICIPKRYEVLMKPGVCGKMAVDSWFSGGLFGVLRTTSTFSLSFCGFHVVHHFFWDLPSLLKITCSEDHSSIDASITFDLTIGAIGSISTVVSYVRIFWAVLRMPAAKGRSKSISTCLPHLGIVTVFLFSSVFRYLKPPSHSSSVFDLLMYVFYAVMSSTLNLLIYSLRYQALKAARWTALKRCFPQTLL